The Nicotiana tomentosiformis chromosome 2, ASM39032v3, whole genome shotgun sequence genome includes the window GAATAATGGAATAACCTGGTGACAATGACTATGGGTCAAAACTCATGGTGTACTCCCGAATATTATGTCTGGattaacgaagaagaagaagaagaattggcCCGCCCAAGCAGAGAGGGTATAGCCTAGTTAAAGGATGCAGTGGTTGCCTTGCAGATTTATCATGAGACCCTGCCGCATTATCTTGTGACCATATCAATGCATCGTCAGGTGTTCCCAGGATCCATTGACCTCATGTTGCCACCTACTGAAGATGATGGTCAGGTAGTAGAGTGCATCTAGATAGAGTCAAGTATAGAGCCAGAAGAAGATCCGGAGGAGGAGTCTGAATTCAACGATGATGAGGAAGACCTGGAGGAGGATCCGGAAGAGGAGCCAGAAGAAGAGAATGGCACAGGAAACTACTCAGGGGATGGATATTAGAGTTGATTGATTTTTCCTCTTTCCTACTTTGTACCTTTACCCCTAGTTTCTCTTTTACTTTCCAAAAGGGTGAGATGTAATCCTTGTTCCCACTTatatcagtccaaattatcaatgaaaacaaatttcttcggatctaaatgtgtcaagtctaaattTCTATCAAATATCCACGAActaggcctacctccggcaatgagaggCCCCCGCAAATTCTAGGAACGCGCTAGTTGTAATGCACGAATTATCTTCTCTATGTGATTTCCTGCTCGCATAAATAAAGAAACTGACTCTtgttccttttattttctttcttcttgttttccttttgctttattattatccccaaaaagaaaagaaagttggtttgtgCTGACAAAAACTGGTGGAACCGCCATACAATCTTAGGTCAAAGGGAAAGATGCCAGTCGTAGAAAACTAAAAATGcacatgctctggtcatagccgacTGCCGGGGCGATCGGGGGAAAAGATAACACTAGGAATGATGAACATGTGGCCAGGATGGCCCAGGAAATGGTTAAGGGAGGAGGTACAACATATCAGAGAACTGGTGCACTGGCCATGACAATACTTCCTCAGCCACCTAGATTCCCTTCTTTAGACTCACTTCCAGATCACTTTCCTTCCACACCACGCCAAAACAATAACACCCCAACTTCAACTCCCACCACTCAAGTCATACCTTCAATAACACCCGCTAACCCACCAAATCCCCCTATTCACACTCCTTACGTACCACAATACACTCAGACATCACAGAACCCGCCTATTACCACTAATTCAACTACCCCTCCTCGTGACGGAGTCACTTTCACCACAAACCAGCACATATCTGTGGTACATGTTGCCACCCATGAGCGGTAAGTTCCCCCTGTATATGCCATTTCAGAACCTACCTTTACAGCACCTGTCACGGTCAGGGTGCCTTATGATACTGATCAATACGCCGAGATAGAGTGAGAAGACAGGCGTAAGGAAGAAGAGTCAGTACCTGAGTAGTTGCAAATGTTGAGAAGGCAAATGAAGAGTCTCCAAGTTGCCTGAGGAGGTGAAAGTTTGGACTCTGAAGACCTATGTATTCATCCAGATGTGGATATGCCAGTAGGGTACAAACCCCCAAAGTTCGATATTTTTGATGGGACGGAGGACCCTCACGCACATTTGAGGGCTTATTGTGACAAGTTGGTCGGAGTGGGAAGAAACAAGAAGTTGAGGATGAAATTTTTTATAAGAAGTTTGACGGGAGAAGCACACCAGGTATACCCGACAGGACCCACAAAATTGGAGAACTTGGAAAGATATGGCCGAGGACTTCATGAATCATTTTTGATTCAATACAGATATCACTCCTGATCAGTTCGCAATGGTGAACCTGCAAAAAAAACCATCTAAGTTGTTCCAAGGATATGCACAACGGCAGAGGTCGGAGGTTGCCAGGGCGCAACCTCCACTGGATGACAGTGAACTAACCAAGTATTTCATTAGAGCCCATGATggaatatactttgaaaagatgatgggaatgatgggtCAAAAGTTCCCCGAGCtggtcaagatgggagatttcttagaaaAGAGCATAAAGTCTGGTAAAGTACTATCCATGGCAGTACTATAAGTGGCCAGCAAGTCCATCCAGTCAAGGTCAATCGGTAtcgtaaagaagaagaaagaggaggtaTCAGCAGTCGTCCCTTACTACCAAACCAACCTACCTTACGGAAGCACCTCTTATTCCCCAGACAGCCACACACCACCACCCACTTACGCTCCAGTCTATAATACCCAGTCATATTACCACCCTCAACCACAATACAACCCTCCCCgagccaacaacaaccaaaacccaTAACGGCCATATGCTCATGTCCAAAGCACTACTCATCAAAACTTACATGTTTAGGCACCACACCCTCATCCTAACTTTGAAGAGAGGGATCCTAGAACTTATACCCCGATTGCTGAGCCTCTAGCCTAATtgtttgaaaggttgagaagaGAAGGATTGATACACCCAGTGTGGGAAGGGTTCATGAGCATCCCTCCAGATATTTTGATGCCACTAAAAGATGCGTGTATCATTCCAATGTACCTGGTCACGATACTAAAGATTTTTTTGagttgaaaaatgaaattgaaatccTGATCAAGAGCGGAGCCATTCAGTGCACTCCAGCACCACCTAATGTGAATCGCAGCCCACTGCCAAATCATCGAAACCAGGCAGCTAACATGATCACATTAGACGAAGAATATAACCTTAAGGGAACAATTATCACTATAGAGAATGCAGAAGCTGCAATGATCCCTCCTCAAAAAGCTCCAATAATTATAGTACAATTAAGGTCTACATTGATAGTTCAAACCTATCCGCAGCAACCTGCAGATGCTACTCGAGACGAAGAAGATCCGGAGTAGAAAACCATCCCATGGACGTACCAGCAAAAGGGAAAGGCCAAAATGATAGACTTTGTCGTAGCCCACGGTATGACTAGGTCTGGGAGATTCTACGCCCCTTAAGATGTCAAAGCTTTTCGTAGTTGTGAAAGCAGTTTTTTGTTGGAAtcctttttttaaagaaaaagatCGAGGAAACCTGGGGAGAGAACAATTCCAAGGAGGAACAAAACAGATCCAGAAGCCGCTGAGTTTTGGAAAAGAATGTCAAGCAAAGAGTATTATGTGGAAGACCAGTTGAAGAAAACTCTAACACAAATATCTATCATGGATATATTAATGAGCTTTAACGTTCATAAGAACGCTTGCTTAAAGTACTAagtgtaccaagtaacaccactAGCGAGGCGTTTGCTGCGACAATTGGAAAAATGGTCgaagcaaacatgatcactttcagaagagacAAGCGAAGCCACATAAGGGTCAGAGCCTTTGATGGTTCACAaaagatgttattggagaaatttatctAGCTTTGCAAATTGGGCCGGTCAATTTTACGGTGTTGTTCCAAGTGATGGATATCTCTTCTTCCTACAATTTTCTGCTGGGCAGGCCCTAGATACATATGGTAGGGGTTGTGCCGTCTACTTTGCACCAATACATAAAATTCAAGTAGGGATGCTAAGAGATTATGGTTCACAGCGAGTGGGATCACTCCGCCTATTTGGAGTATGCTGTCCCATTCATTGAAAGGTTGGACGGAGTTGTCTTCCATGTTATAGAAATCATGCAGACTACTGAGTTGGTGAAGACTGAACAAAATTTGGGAATGCAGTCGTCGTATAGATCCAAAATGTCTATGAAGGAGATGATGAAATATAGATACAGACCAGGAACAGGGTTGGGAGTCAAGTCAGATGGAATCACAGAGCCAATTGAACATAATGGGCATAAAGGAAGGTCTGGCATATGATATCAGCCTCCGAAAGTGAATGCTCGCATCGTTAGCTCTGGGAAAAAGGTTGTTTTGCTAGAGCATGTTGTAAGTTCGGGATAGAGTTTGACACCCGAAGATGATTTCATCGATGGGATGGGAAAGCTGTTcatgaatatgattgaagaatgttGTGAAGGAACTGACATCAAGACACTGACTATCAGGGATGCCGAACCAGGGGAATAGCTGCAGAATTGGACAGCCAGTCCATTTGGTTCGTCGGGAGTCTTGATAGTATGGAACtataaaagttttcttttgaaaagagAACGATCAATTGCCTCTTGTGAACGCTTAAGACATtccccttttgatgaaataaaagaatCATTTTCCTAAATACCACCACTTTGTTTTACcgctttatttatacttagtttttcttttcagtaatcaaatcgATAAAAAATCGCGTTCtacgattatgacatgtaacgaaaccgCTGAGCGCAACGACCCAGATTATGAGGAATATGACGAGAGTTTGATGCCAGACAATCTCCCGCAGGAGATCGAGCAATTGGAGAGTCAGAATAATCCCAATCTTGAAGAAACAGAAGTGGTCAATCTTGGAAGCGAAGAAGATGTAAAAGAAACCAGAATTAGCATTCACCTAGAAGCCGAGCAGAAGGAAAAAATGATTGAGCTCCTCTAATAGTACGTCTACGTGTTCGCATGGTTCTATGATGACATGCTAGGATTAAGCACCGACATTATCTCGCATCGACTACCCACTGACCCTACCAGACTGTCGGTAAAGTAGAAGCCCAGGAAGTTCAAACCTGATTAAAGTCTGAGGATAAAAGAAGAAATGACCAAACAGATAGAGGCAAATGTAGTAAGGGTGACCAACTATCCAAGCTGGTTGGCAAACATTGTCCTAGTGCCCAAGAAGGATGAAAAAATCAAAATATGTGTGGATACCGAGAcctcaacaaagctagtccaaaggaTGATTTCCCCTTGCCAAATATCCACATTCTCATCGTAAATTGTGCGAAGCATGAACTGCAGTTGTTTATGGATTGTTTCGCCGGATACCACCAAATCTTAATGCACGAGGAAGACACAGAGAAGACATCTTTCACCACGCCTTGGGGAGTCTATTGTTATAGAGTTATGCCGTTCGGTCTCAAGAATGTCggcgccacctacatgagggccatgacgaccctcTTTCATGATATGATCCATAAGGTTATTGAAGTATATCTGGGTGACTTTATCATAAAATCTCGAAGGAGTTCAGAGCACTTGGACGACTTGAGGAAATTGTTTGAACGCTTGCAAAGGTACAGTTTAAAGTTGAACCCAGCAAAGTGTGCGTTCGGAGACCCCGCTGGGAAACTATTAGGTTTCATCATAAGAAGGAAGGGGATAGAACTGGATccatcaaaaatcaaggccatacAGGAATTAACACCACCAAAGAGTAAGAAAGATGACATGAGTTTCTTGGGAAGATTGAATTACATTAGTCGTTTCATAGCCTAGTGAACCCATTTTCAAGCTGCTAAAGAAGGATGTTGCCACGAAATGGATGGAGGAGTGCCAGAAACCCTTCGACAGAATCAAAGAGTATCTTTCAAACCCGCCAGTGCTAGGAAACCATTGTTACTCTATTTGTCAGTCTTGGTCAATGCCTTTGGATGTGTGTTGGGGCAGCATGACGAGACTGGGAGAAAGAAGCAGGTCATCTACTACTTAAGAAAGAAGTTTACACCATGTGAGGCCAAGTATACCCTGATAGAATGCATTTGTTGTAATGTAACTTAGATTTCTAAAAAGCTAAGTCATTACATATCGGCATACACTGCACATCTAATATCTCGGAtcgacccgctcaagtacatTTTTCAGAAGCCAATGCCTATCGGAAAGTTAGTTAATGGAAAATTCTCCTcagcgaatttgacattgtgtacataactcagaagGCTATCAAGGGAAAAGCTTTAGCCATCCAACTTGCTTAGAATCTAGTGGATGGAGATTACGAACTTCTTACCACGTATTTCCCCGATGAAGAAGTACTATTTGCCAGGGAGGATATTGCAGAATCATACCTTGTGTGAAGAATGTTTTTCGATAGAgtagcaaacttcaaaggagtcggGATTAGGGCAGTCCTGATTTCAGAATCTCGACAACACTATCCAGCATCGacaaagataagattcccttgtaccaataatatggttgAATACGAGGCATGCATCCTTGGAATCAAAATGGCagtcgacatgaacatcaaagaacttttggttataggagattctgatttgctgatacaccaagtccaaggAGAATGGTCCACCAAGAATGTTAAGATACTATCGTACCTTCACTACGTGAAGGAGTTGTGCAAGAAGTTTACAAAGATTGAGTTCAGGCACGTCCCCAAAATTAAGAACAAGTTCGTCGACGCCCTTGCGACCTTACCATCTATGATTCAGCATCCAGAAAAGAATTACATCGACCCAATTGAGGTAGAGTTCAGAGATCAACATGCTTATTGCTTCCATATGAATGAAGAACCAGATGGTAAACTATGGTATCACGACATCAAGAAATTCCTTGCGACCCAGGAGTACCCATAAAATTCTACTAATGGTCAAAAGCGAGCCCTCGGGAGGTTAACAAACAACTCTTTCCTCAACGGGGAAGTCATGTATAGGAGGACCCCAGATTTAGGTTTGCTGAGATATGTGGATGCCGCTGAAGTGACTAGTCTATTGAAAGAAATACATGCAGGGACGTGTGGACCCCACATGAACGGGTTTACATTAGC containing:
- the LOC138904491 gene encoding uncharacterized protein, which codes for MAVDMNIKELLVIGDSDLLIHQVQGEWSTKNVKILSYLHYVKELCKKFTKIEFRHVPKIKNKFVDALATLPSMIQHPEKNYIDPIEVEFRDQHAYCFHMNEEPDGKLWINPYIFLCGKVDGGLNSCFVASH